The DNA segment TTTGCCACGACAGCTGATGAAATTCCTGGATATATGGTTATACAAATATTGGGAATAGTTGTCGGAACTTCTCTACTTTATAAAAAATTTGATTTAAATAAAGAAGAAGAAGCTAAGAAGTTCTTAGAATTATCTGAGAAGGCTAGAATTGTAGCTATGAACGAAATGATAAAAAAAGCGAAGGAGTTTAATTCTAATGCTATAATTTCAGTTAGATTCGATTCCCATAGAATTAACGATGAGTATGATGAAATAATAGCTTATGGTACTGCAGTTAAGGTTATTAAAAATATACATTAAACTTTCGGGTTCCACTTTCCTTTATAAATGAATAGAACTCGTAATGATAGGTAGAATACTTGTATCATCAGTACTCATAACACTAATAGGCTTAGGAGTAATTTACTTTACTCTTTCCAGCTTATATTCCTCGTTATGTTATGCTAAAATAATTCAATTTAATGAGTTTACATATAAATATGTTAAGTATAATGCCACAGAATTCTTATATAACGGCTCAGTATTTCTCTGCTACTCTATAAATGCTAGTAAATTAGTATACGTTGAAGGAATTTTAAATTGTGGTTTTAAAGAAATTGTTAAAATATGTAAGTTAGTTTACGGCTGTTTACGATGTTTCAAGAGAATTCCCGGAATAGCTAATGTAACGTATTTAAAAATATTGATAGGCAATTATTCAGAATTCAAGTGTGTAAAGCCTAGAATAGAAAATGCGATAATAAAACTTAAGGGAGAGATACTAAATTGCGATTCGAT comes from the Acidianus infernus genome and includes:
- a CDS encoding heavy metal-binding domain-containing protein, yielding MSQQQEIFATTADEIPGYMVIQILGIVVGTSLLYKKFDLNKEEEAKKFLELSEKARIVAMNEMIKKAKEFNSNAIISVRFDSHRINDEYDEIIAYGTAVKVIKNIH